One genomic region from Alphaproteobacteria bacterium encodes:
- the galU gene encoding UTP--glucose-1-phosphate uridylyltransferase GalU: MRKKVKKAVFPVAGLGTRFLPATKSIPKEMLAVADKPLIQYAVDEAREAGIDEFIFVTSRGKSAIEDFFDYDAVLSENLKSKGKMDSLDVVMQITKPGDRYFYTRQPEALGLGHAVWCAHQIVGDEPFAVLLPDDLIQAERGCLAQMMDVYNQHGGNVVAIQQVPREQTKSYGVIDPSPDYKDGPLIKVKGLVEKPDPKVAPSNFSIIGRYILQPEVFTYLSEKKRGASNEIQLTDSMIPLIAHQPFHGFQFEGTRYDCGSKLGFLSANISYGLHHPDIQADLRDFMSRKLNAL; this comes from the coding sequence ATGAGAAAAAAAGTTAAAAAGGCTGTTTTCCCTGTTGCGGGGCTTGGAACAAGATTTTTACCGGCAACAAAATCAATCCCGAAAGAGATGCTTGCTGTTGCGGATAAGCCGCTTATTCAATATGCGGTTGATGAAGCTAGAGAAGCTGGGATTGATGAATTTATCTTTGTCACCAGCAGAGGCAAAAGCGCGATTGAAGATTTCTTTGACTATGACGCTGTTTTATCTGAAAATCTGAAGAGTAAGGGCAAAATGGACTCGCTCGATGTTGTGATGCAAATTACAAAACCGGGTGATCGTTATTTCTATACGCGTCAGCCAGAGGCATTGGGTTTGGGGCATGCTGTATGGTGTGCTCACCAAATTGTTGGGGATGAGCCTTTTGCAGTCCTGTTGCCAGATGATTTGATTCAAGCTGAGCGTGGCTGCCTTGCTCAAATGATGGATGTTTATAATCAACATGGCGGCAATGTTGTAGCCATTCAACAGGTTCCGCGTGAGCAGACAAAATCTTATGGTGTGATTGATCCAAGTCCTGATTACAAAGACGGTCCTTTAATCAAAGTGAAAGGGCTTGTTGAAAAACCTGATCCTAAAGTCGCGCCTTCTAATTTTTCAATCATTGGGCGTTATATTTTGCAGCCTGAGGTCTTTACCTATTTGAGTGAGAAAAAGAGAGGCGCCTCAAATGAAATTCAGTTGACAGATTCAATGATCCCTCTCATTGCTCATCAGCCGTTCCATGGATTTCAATTTGAAGGAACAAGATACGATTGTGGTAGTAAACTAGGGTTTTTATCTGCTAATATATCCTACGGTCTTCATCATCCTGATATTCAGGCTGATTTAAGAGATTTTATGAGCCGGAAACTGAACGCTCTTTAG
- a CDS encoding UDP-glucose/GDP-mannose dehydrogenase family protein: MKIAVIGTGYVGLVSGTCFAEFGSEVVCVDKDKSKIEALKRNEIPIFEPGLDDLVERNVSANRLSFTTEIKEAIDGAEAVFIAVGTPSRRGDGHADLTYVFEAAKEIAAHLKEYAVIVMKSTVPVGTCRKVEELIRAENPKAKFDICSNPEFLREGAAINDFMRPDRVVIGVRTIEAENLMKRLYRPLYLLETPMVVTKPESSELIKYASNAFLATKISFINEMADLCEKTGADVQDVAKGMGLDGRIGKKFLHAGPGFGGSCFPKDCRALSKIGHEYDIDLKIVSSVLSINEERKEKMAQRICEVSGGNVKGKTIAILGVTFKPNTDDMRESPSLDIIPALQKAGAYIRATDPVGISEAKPLFSKDVVWCEDPYETAKGADIVVILTEWNEYRFLDLDRLKEVMNHPCLVDLRNIYKPHEMVGKGFFYHSIGRNSVAPAPHVELVRSS; encoded by the coding sequence ATGAAAATAGCTGTGATTGGAACAGGATATGTTGGTCTTGTCTCAGGGACTTGTTTTGCTGAATTTGGCTCTGAAGTTGTTTGCGTTGATAAAGACAAATCAAAGATTGAGGCTCTCAAGAGAAATGAAATTCCAATTTTTGAACCAGGGCTTGATGATCTGGTTGAAAGAAATGTGTCAGCCAATCGTCTATCATTTACAACTGAGATTAAAGAGGCAATAGACGGTGCAGAAGCTGTTTTTATCGCAGTTGGAACCCCAAGTCGTAGGGGCGATGGTCATGCAGATTTGACCTATGTATTTGAGGCAGCTAAAGAAATTGCAGCGCATCTAAAGGAGTACGCTGTTATTGTGATGAAATCAACAGTGCCCGTTGGTACGTGCCGCAAAGTTGAAGAATTAATCCGTGCAGAAAATCCAAAAGCTAAGTTTGATATTTGCTCGAACCCAGAATTTTTAAGAGAAGGGGCTGCGATCAATGATTTTATGCGTCCTGATCGTGTGGTGATTGGTGTGAGGACCATTGAGGCTGAAAATTTAATGAAACGCCTTTACAGGCCGCTTTATCTTCTTGAAACACCGATGGTTGTGACAAAGCCAGAAAGTTCTGAGTTGATTAAGTATGCATCGAATGCCTTCTTGGCAACAAAAATTTCTTTCATCAATGAGATGGCAGATCTTTGTGAAAAAACAGGAGCTGATGTTCAAGATGTGGCTAAGGGCATGGGGCTTGATGGCAGAATTGGGAAGAAGTTTTTACATGCAGGTCCTGGTTTTGGTGGTTCATGTTTTCCGAAAGACTGCAGAGCGCTGAGTAAAATTGGTCATGAGTATGATATTGATCTTAAAATTGTGAGTTCTGTTTTATCCATCAATGAAGAACGAAAAGAAAAGATGGCTCAAAGAATTTGTGAAGTGTCAGGCGGCAATGTGAAGGGCAAAACAATTGCTATTTTGGGCGTCACTTTTAAGCCAAATACTGATGATATGCGTGAAAGTCCGAGCTTAGATATTATTCCTGCGCTTCAAAAAGCAGGAGCTTATATCAGAGCAACTGATCCTGTTGGTATTTCTGAGGCAAAACCTTTGTTCTCGAAAGATGTAGTTTGGTGTGAAGATCCTTATGAAACAGCAAAAGGGGCTGATATCGTTGTGATTTTAACAGAGTGGAATGAGTATCGTTTCTTAGATCTTGATCGATTAAAAGAGGTGATGAATCATCCGTGTCTTGTCGATTTAAGAAATATTTATAAGCCTCATGAAATGGTTGGAAAAGGATTTTTCTACCATTCCATTGGTCGCAATTCTGTTGCGCCAGCGCCTCATGTTGAATTGGTTCGCTCAAGTTAA